From Medicago truncatula cultivar Jemalong A17 chromosome 7, MtrunA17r5.0-ANR, whole genome shotgun sequence, a single genomic window includes:
- the LOC11440978 gene encoding LEAF RUST 10 DISEASE-RESISTANCEUS RECEPTOR-LIKE PROTEIN KINASE-like 2.4 has product MKPLLHHSSSIIIFFFSLAVLMISITKIPTCLCDNNNIQHTNCNNAFTCESSSISNLKYPYWGGNREKYCGVSGDPKMELVCEGSVPKITINLVKYRILEWDNTTQRLRVARDDYWSGICAVNVRDNIMNVGENPKNSTFGNTLFQRDGSSQVTLLYGCVENQQSMVYGITCGEYTDVLYTVADADSALPCVSSFIIVIPILGTQAAHVVNSNGLNQALKNGFELRWTGNYGECQRCIDSGGVCGNDGGTQFRCFCKDGSNTTSCNSEKATTSRSKRNRRFIVIGASVAGFGVTMFFIIMISCYFKKGIRRQEMTIFRKRRKHVDSNVEVFMQSYNLSIARRYSYTEVKRITNSFRDKLGHGGYGVVYKASLTDGRQVAVKVINESKGNGEEFINEVASISRTSHLNIVSLLGFCYEVNKRALIYEYMPKGSLDKFIYKSGFPDAVCDFDWNTLFQVAIGIARGLEYLHQGCSSRILHLDIKPQNILLDEDFCPKISDFGLAKICQRKDSIVSILGTRGTIGYMAPEVFSRAFGGVSYKSDVYSYGMLILEMIGGRKNYDTGGSCTSEMYFPDWIYKDLEQGNHTVLNGLTISTEENDMVRKITMVSLWCIQTNPSDRPPMNKVIEMLQGPLSSVSYPPKPVLFSPERPPLQLSYMSSSDLYETNSVTVSK; this is encoded by the exons ATGAAACCACTGCTGCACCATTCATCTtccattattattttctttttctcgtTAGCAGTTTTGATGATCTCAATCACCAAAATTCCAACATGTCTTTGTGACAACAATAATATCCAACACACTAACTGCAACAACGCTTTTACCTGCGAAAGTAGCAGCATCTCAAACCTCAAGTATCCGTACTGGGGAGGAAACAGAGAAAAGTATTGTGGTGTTTCTGGTGATCCTAAGATGGAGCTCGTATGCGAAGGAAGTGTCCCTAAGATAACAATTAATTTGGTCAAATACCGTATTCTTGAATGGGACAATACAACACAGAGACTCAGAGTTGCCAGAGACGATTACTGGAGTGGTATTTGTGCTGTAAATGTGCGTGACAATATTATGAATGTGGGTGAAAATCCTAAAAACAGCACATTCGGTAACACTCTGTTTCAACGTGATGGTTCTTCTCAAGTAACTCTGTTATACGGTTGCGTTGAGAATCAACAGAGTATGGTTTATGGTATTACATGTGGTGAATATACTGATGTTTTGTACACTGTTGCGGATGCAGATTCAGCTTTACCATGTGTTTCGAGTTTTATTATTGTGATTCCGATTTTAGGAACCCAAGCTGCGCATGTTGTAAATAGTAATGGTCTTAACCAAGCATTAAAAAACGGTTTTGAGTTGAGATGGACAGGCAATTATGGAGAGTGTCAGAGGTGCATTGATTCTGGTGGTGTTTGTGGGAATGATGGAGGAACTCAATTCAGATGTTTCTGTAAGGATGGGTCGAATACAACTTCATGCAATTCAGAAAAGGCCACAACCTCAA GGTCAAAACGGAACAGGAGGTTTATTGTGATTG GCGCGTCAGTTGCTGGATTTGGAGTAacaatgttttttattattatgattagtTGTTACTTTAAAAAGGGTATACGTAGACAGGAAATGACAATTTTcaggaaaagaagaaaacatgTTGACAGCAATGTCGAGGTTTTCATGCAAAGTTACAATTTATCGATTGCGAGAAGATACAGTTATACAGAAGTAAAAAGGATCACAAACTCATTTCGAGATAAATTAGGCCATGGAGGATATGGTGTTGTGTACAAAGCAAGTTTAACGGATGGTCGTCAAGTGGCAGTGAAAGTAATAAACGAGTCAAAAGGAAATGGGGAAGAGTTCATAAATGAAGTTGCTAGCATCAGTAGAACATCACACCTGAACATTGTGTCACTCTTAGGTTTTTGTTATGAGGTGAATAAAAGAGCGCTAATATATGAATACATGCCCAAAGGATCCCTGGATAAGTTCATCTATAAGAGTGGATTTCCTGACGctgtttgtgattttgattgGAACACTTTGTTCCAAGTTGCTATCGGCATTGCTAGAGGTCTCGAGTACTTGCATCAAGGATGTAGTTCAAGGATACTACATCTTGATATCAAACCTCAAAACATTCTTTTGGATGAAGACTTTTGTCCAAAAATATCTGATTTTGGACTTGCTAAAATATGTCAAAGGAAGGACAGTATTGTGTCAATATTGGGGACACGAGGAACTATAGGATATATGGCGCCAGAAGTATTTAGTAGAGCATTTGGTGGTGTTTCTTACAAATCTGATGTATATAGTTATGGCATGTTGATTCTTGAAATGATTGGAGGAAGGAAGAACTACGACACTGGCGGGTCATGTACTTCTGAAATGTACTTTCCAGACTGGATTTATAAGGATCTTGAGCAAGGTAACCATACTGTTTTAAATGGGTTGACAATCTCAACGGAAGAAAATGATATGGTTAGAAAGATTACTATGGTGAGTCTATGGTGCATTCAAACGAATCCATCAGATAGACCACCAATGAATAAAGTAATAGAAATGTTGCAAGGACCGCTGTCATCAGTGTCATATCCTCCAAAGCCGGTCTTATTTTCTCCGGAAAGGCCACCACTACAATTGTCATATATGTCTTCATCTGATTTATATGAGACAAATTCAGTTACAGTGTCAAAATAA
- the LOC11442395 gene encoding LEAF RUST 10 DISEASE-RESISTANCEUS RECEPTOR-LIKE PROTEIN KINASE-like 2.4 isoform X2 → MKPLLHYPSSSIIISFFSFTILMIFIINIPTCMCNDYTDCNEAFECGSSSITNLKYPFWGNNREERCGSVSDPNMELTCEESVPKITINDVKYRILEWDNTTQKLTVARDDYWGGICTVSVSVSDKPNNSTFESADQFQPYGSVSSQLNLLYNCDTTVLNVVYSANCGGNIEVVYTLSDPRSLSLTCNLSVIIAIPISVTRITNLDDINEALQGGFDLRWMGNYADCQRCVDSGGACGNNGTEFRCFCNDGAYTDICGSRKAPTSSSKRNWGPVIGASIAGFGVTVFIIIMISRRLKRGTGRQQMIILRQQQQSSLIPQTILRERTELVDNNVEVFMRSHNLSMPRRYSYAEVKMITNYFREKLGQGGYGVVYKASLYNSRQVAVKVISETKGNGEEFINEVASISRTSHMNIVSLLGYCYEENKRALIYEFMPKGSLDKFIYKSEFPNAICDFDWNTLFRIAIGIAKGLEYLHQGCSSRILHLDIKPQNILLDEDFCPKISDFGLAKICQRKDSIVSILGARGTIGYMAPEIFSRAFGGVSYRSDVYSYGMLILEMIGGRKNYDTGGSCTSEMYFPDWIYKDLEQGNTLLNCSTISEEENDMIRKITLVSLWCIQTKPSDRPPMNKVIEMLQGPLSSVSYPPKPVLYSPERPELQVSDMSSSDLYETNSVTVSK, encoded by the exons ATGAAACCTCTGCTTCATTATCCATCTTCTTccattattatttcatttttctccttcaccattttgatgatcttcatcatcaatatTCCAACGTGTATGTGCAATGATTACACAGACTGCAACGAAGCTTTTGAATGCGGAAGTAGCAGCATCACAAACCTCAAGTATCCATTCTGGGGAAATAACAGAGAAGAGCGTTGTGGTAGTGTTTCTGATCCTAATATGGAGCTTACATGCGAAGAAAGTGTTCCAAAGATAACCATCAATGACGTCAAATACCGTATTCTTGAATGGGACAATACAACACAGAAACTCACAGTCGCTAGAGACGATTACTGGGGTGGTATTTGTACTGTGAGTGTGAGTGTGAGTGACAAGCCTAATAACAGCACATTTGAGAGCGCTGACCAGTTTCAACCTTATGGTAGTGTTTCTTCTCAACTAAATCTGTTATACAATTGTGATACAACTGTATTGAATGTGGTTTATAGTGCCAACTGCGGAGGTAATATTGAAGTTGTGTACACCCTTTCGGATCCTCGTTCGCTCTCACTCACATGCAATCTGAGTGTTATTATTGCGATTCCAATTTCGGTAACAAGAATTACAAATCTTGATGATATAAACGAAGCATTACAAGGCGGTTTTGATTTGAGGTGGATGGGAAATTATGCAGATTGCCAGAGGTGTGTTGATTCTGGTGGTGCGTGTGGCAACAATGGAACTGAATTCAGATGTTTCTGCAATGATGGAGCTTATACAGATATATGTGGTTCACGGAAGGCCCCAACCTCAA GTTCAAAGCGGAATTGGGGGCCAGTGAT AGGTGCTTCCATTGCTGGATTTGGAGTAACCGTGTTCATTATTATCATGATTAGTCGTCGCCTTAAAAGAGGTACAGGTAGACAACAAATGATTATTCTcagacaacaacaacaatcaagtcttATCCCACAAACTATCttgagagaaagaacagaacttgtTGACAACAATGTGGAGGTTTTCATGCGCAGTCATAATTTATCCATGCCAAGAAGATATAGTTATGCAGAAGTGAAAATGATCACAAACTATTTTCGAGAAAAGTTAGGCCAAGGAGGGTATGGTGTTGTCTACAAAGCAAGTTTATATAATAGTCGTCAAGTGGCAGTGAAAGTAATAAGCGAGACAAAGGGAAATGGAGAAGAATTCATAAATGAAGTTGCTAGCATTAGTAGGACATCACATATGAACATTGTGTCGCTTTTAGGATATTGTTACGAAGAGAACAAAAGAGCGCTAATATATGAATTCATGCCCAAAGGATCATTGGATAAGTTCATCTACAAAAGTGAATTTCCTAATGccatttgtgattttgattGGAACACTTTGTTTCGAATTGCAATTGGCATTGCTAAAGGTCTAGAGTACTTGCATCAAGGATGTAGTTCAAGGATTCTACATCTTGATATAAAACCTCAAAACATTCTTTTGGATGAAGATTTTTGTCCAAAAATCTCAGATTTTGGACTAGCTAAAATATGCCAAAGGAAGGATAGTATTGTGTCAATATTAGGGGCAAGAGGAACTATAGGATACATGGCACCAGAAATATTTAGTAGAGCGTTTGGTGGAGTTTCGTACAGATCTGATGTATATAGTTATGGCATGTTGATTCTTGAAATGATCGGAGGAAGGAAGAACTACGACACGGGAGGGTCATGTACTTCTGAAATGTACTTTCCAGATTGGATTTATAAGGATCTTGAGCAAGGGAATACTCTTTTAAATTGTTCAACAATCTCGGAGGAAGAAAATGATATGATCAGAAAGATTACTTTGGTGAGTCTATGGTGCATTCAAACTAAACCATCAGATAGACCACCGATGAATAAAGTAATAGAAATGTTGCAAGGACCACTTTCATCGGTATCATATCCTCCAAAGCCTGTCTTATATTCACCCGAAAGGCCAGAACTACAAGTGTCAGATATGTCTTCATCCGATTTGTACGAGACAAATTCAGTTACAgtatcaaaataa
- the LOC11442395 gene encoding LEAF RUST 10 DISEASE-RESISTANCEUS RECEPTOR-LIKE PROTEIN KINASE-like 2.4 isoform X1, protein MKPLLHYPSSSIIISFFSFTILMIFIINIPTCMCNDYTDCNEAFECGSSSITNLKYPFWGNNREERCGSVSDPNMELTCEESVPKITINDVKYRILEWDNTTQKLTVARDDYWGGICTVSVSVSDKPNNSTFESADQFQPYGSVSSQLNLLYNCDTTVLNVVYSANCGGNIEVVYTLSDPRSLSLTCNLSVIIAIPISVTRITNLDDINEALQGGFDLRWMGNYADCQRCVDSGGACGNNGTEFRCFCNDGAYTDICGSRKAPTSSSKRNWGPVIIGASIAGFGVTVFIIIMISRRLKRGTGRQQMIILRQQQQSSLIPQTILRERTELVDNNVEVFMRSHNLSMPRRYSYAEVKMITNYFREKLGQGGYGVVYKASLYNSRQVAVKVISETKGNGEEFINEVASISRTSHMNIVSLLGYCYEENKRALIYEFMPKGSLDKFIYKSEFPNAICDFDWNTLFRIAIGIAKGLEYLHQGCSSRILHLDIKPQNILLDEDFCPKISDFGLAKICQRKDSIVSILGARGTIGYMAPEIFSRAFGGVSYRSDVYSYGMLILEMIGGRKNYDTGGSCTSEMYFPDWIYKDLEQGNTLLNCSTISEEENDMIRKITLVSLWCIQTKPSDRPPMNKVIEMLQGPLSSVSYPPKPVLYSPERPELQVSDMSSSDLYETNSVTVSK, encoded by the exons ATGAAACCTCTGCTTCATTATCCATCTTCTTccattattatttcatttttctccttcaccattttgatgatcttcatcatcaatatTCCAACGTGTATGTGCAATGATTACACAGACTGCAACGAAGCTTTTGAATGCGGAAGTAGCAGCATCACAAACCTCAAGTATCCATTCTGGGGAAATAACAGAGAAGAGCGTTGTGGTAGTGTTTCTGATCCTAATATGGAGCTTACATGCGAAGAAAGTGTTCCAAAGATAACCATCAATGACGTCAAATACCGTATTCTTGAATGGGACAATACAACACAGAAACTCACAGTCGCTAGAGACGATTACTGGGGTGGTATTTGTACTGTGAGTGTGAGTGTGAGTGACAAGCCTAATAACAGCACATTTGAGAGCGCTGACCAGTTTCAACCTTATGGTAGTGTTTCTTCTCAACTAAATCTGTTATACAATTGTGATACAACTGTATTGAATGTGGTTTATAGTGCCAACTGCGGAGGTAATATTGAAGTTGTGTACACCCTTTCGGATCCTCGTTCGCTCTCACTCACATGCAATCTGAGTGTTATTATTGCGATTCCAATTTCGGTAACAAGAATTACAAATCTTGATGATATAAACGAAGCATTACAAGGCGGTTTTGATTTGAGGTGGATGGGAAATTATGCAGATTGCCAGAGGTGTGTTGATTCTGGTGGTGCGTGTGGCAACAATGGAACTGAATTCAGATGTTTCTGCAATGATGGAGCTTATACAGATATATGTGGTTCACGGAAGGCCCCAACCTCAA GTTCAAAGCGGAATTGGGGGCCAGTGATAATAG GTGCTTCCATTGCTGGATTTGGAGTAACCGTGTTCATTATTATCATGATTAGTCGTCGCCTTAAAAGAGGTACAGGTAGACAACAAATGATTATTCTcagacaacaacaacaatcaagtcttATCCCACAAACTATCttgagagaaagaacagaacttgtTGACAACAATGTGGAGGTTTTCATGCGCAGTCATAATTTATCCATGCCAAGAAGATATAGTTATGCAGAAGTGAAAATGATCACAAACTATTTTCGAGAAAAGTTAGGCCAAGGAGGGTATGGTGTTGTCTACAAAGCAAGTTTATATAATAGTCGTCAAGTGGCAGTGAAAGTAATAAGCGAGACAAAGGGAAATGGAGAAGAATTCATAAATGAAGTTGCTAGCATTAGTAGGACATCACATATGAACATTGTGTCGCTTTTAGGATATTGTTACGAAGAGAACAAAAGAGCGCTAATATATGAATTCATGCCCAAAGGATCATTGGATAAGTTCATCTACAAAAGTGAATTTCCTAATGccatttgtgattttgattGGAACACTTTGTTTCGAATTGCAATTGGCATTGCTAAAGGTCTAGAGTACTTGCATCAAGGATGTAGTTCAAGGATTCTACATCTTGATATAAAACCTCAAAACATTCTTTTGGATGAAGATTTTTGTCCAAAAATCTCAGATTTTGGACTAGCTAAAATATGCCAAAGGAAGGATAGTATTGTGTCAATATTAGGGGCAAGAGGAACTATAGGATACATGGCACCAGAAATATTTAGTAGAGCGTTTGGTGGAGTTTCGTACAGATCTGATGTATATAGTTATGGCATGTTGATTCTTGAAATGATCGGAGGAAGGAAGAACTACGACACGGGAGGGTCATGTACTTCTGAAATGTACTTTCCAGATTGGATTTATAAGGATCTTGAGCAAGGGAATACTCTTTTAAATTGTTCAACAATCTCGGAGGAAGAAAATGATATGATCAGAAAGATTACTTTGGTGAGTCTATGGTGCATTCAAACTAAACCATCAGATAGACCACCGATGAATAAAGTAATAGAAATGTTGCAAGGACCACTTTCATCGGTATCATATCCTCCAAAGCCTGTCTTATATTCACCCGAAAGGCCAGAACTACAAGTGTCAGATATGTCTTCATCCGATTTGTACGAGACAAATTCAGTTACAgtatcaaaataa